One Glycine max cultivar Williams 82 chromosome 4, Glycine_max_v4.0, whole genome shotgun sequence DNA segment encodes these proteins:
- the LOC100814673 gene encoding uncharacterized protein isoform X2, protein MSFGSSLLSHSHALRFLSNNNRNGTSRFKATAQVPDFLSADWFESRKKIPFGPRLDFSAEDAVHYQLEALKYNDQPRPDYGIEVMYRFAGFDPFERSPYFGPFFDLGQFERFRRIFHHSTYRVLLGHKERKIMSTLFVEENKYKQRVWIRGSRPEEEEIFQLTMVQVGGCWDGYWLTESLLHDTDTFAGGLAY, encoded by the exons ATGTCGTTTGGGTCCTCTCTGTTGTCTCATTCGCATGCCCTTCGATTCTtgtccaacaacaacagaaacgGAACCTCCCGCTTCAAAGCCACTGCCCAAGTTCCCGATTTCCTCTCTGCAGATTG GTTTGAATCGCGCAAGAAAATACCCTTTGGACCACGATTAGAT TTTAGTGCAGAAGATGCGGTGCATTACCAGCTTGAAGCCTTGAAGTATAATGACCAGCCTCGTCCAGACTATGGAATCGAGGTTATGTACAGGTTTGCTGGATTTGATCCCTTTGAAAGGTCTCCCTATTTTGGCCCTTTCTTTGATTTGGGCCAG TTTGAACGGTTTAGGCGAATTTTTCACCATTCTACTTATCGGGTCTTACTAGGTCACAAGGAGAGAAAGATCATGAGCACTTTGTTTGTCGAGGAG AACAAATACAAGCAGCGGGTTTGGATTCGTGGAAGTCGACCGGAGGAAGAGGAGATATTTCAACTTACAATGGTTCAG GTTGGAGGATGCTGGGATGGTTACTGGTTAACAGAGTCTCTGCTTCACGATACGGATACATTTGCCGGTGGATTAGCATATTGA
- the LOC100814673 gene encoding uncharacterized protein LOC100814673 (The RefSeq protein has 1 substitution compared to this genomic sequence), translating into MSFGSSLLSHSHALRFLSNNNRNGTSRFKATAQVPDFLSADWFESRKKIPFGPRLDFSAEDAVHYQLEALKYNDQPRPDYGIEVMYRFAGFDPFERSPYFGPFFDLGQFERFRRIFHHSTYRVLLGHKERKIMSTLFVEENKYKQRVWIRGSRPEEEEIFQLTMVQKVGGCWDGYWLTESLLYDTDTFAGGLAY; encoded by the exons ATGTCGTTTGGGTCCTCTCTGTTGTCTCATTCGCATGCCCTTCGATTCTtgtccaacaacaacagaaacgGAACCTCCCGCTTCAAAGCCACTGCCCAAGTTCCCGATTTCCTCTCTGCAGATTG GTTTGAATCGCGCAAGAAAATACCCTTTGGACCACGATTAGAT TTTAGTGCAGAAGATGCGGTGCATTACCAGCTTGAAGCCTTGAAGTATAATGACCAGCCTCGTCCAGACTATGGAATCGAGGTTATGTACAGGTTTGCTGGATTTGATCCCTTTGAAAGGTCTCCCTATTTTGGCCCTTTCTTTGATTTGGGCCAG TTTGAACGGTTTAGGCGAATTTTTCACCATTCTACTTATCGGGTCTTACTAGGTCACAAGGAGAGAAAGATCATGAGCACTTTGTTTGTCGAGGAG AACAAATACAAGCAGCGGGTTTGGATTCGTGGAAGTCGACCGGAGGAAGAGGAGATATTTCAACTTACAATGGTTCAG AAGGTTGGAGGATGCTGGGATGGTTACTGGTTAACAGAGTCTCTGCTTCACGATACGGATACATTTGCCGGTGGATTAGCATATTGA
- the LOC100814673 gene encoding uncharacterized protein isoform X1, producing the protein MSFGSSLLSHSHALRFLSNNNRNGTSRFKATAQVPDFLSADWFESRKKIPFGPRLDFSAEDAVHYQLEALKYNDQPRPDYGIEVMYRFAGFDPFERSPYFGPFFDLGQFERFRRIFHHSTYRVLLGHKERKIMSTLFVEENKYKQRVWIRGSRPEEEEIFQLTMVQKVGGCWDGYWLTESLLHDTDTFAGGLAY; encoded by the exons ATGTCGTTTGGGTCCTCTCTGTTGTCTCATTCGCATGCCCTTCGATTCTtgtccaacaacaacagaaacgGAACCTCCCGCTTCAAAGCCACTGCCCAAGTTCCCGATTTCCTCTCTGCAGATTG GTTTGAATCGCGCAAGAAAATACCCTTTGGACCACGATTAGAT TTTAGTGCAGAAGATGCGGTGCATTACCAGCTTGAAGCCTTGAAGTATAATGACCAGCCTCGTCCAGACTATGGAATCGAGGTTATGTACAGGTTTGCTGGATTTGATCCCTTTGAAAGGTCTCCCTATTTTGGCCCTTTCTTTGATTTGGGCCAG TTTGAACGGTTTAGGCGAATTTTTCACCATTCTACTTATCGGGTCTTACTAGGTCACAAGGAGAGAAAGATCATGAGCACTTTGTTTGTCGAGGAG AACAAATACAAGCAGCGGGTTTGGATTCGTGGAAGTCGACCGGAGGAAGAGGAGATATTTCAACTTACAATGGTTCAG AAGGTTGGAGGATGCTGGGATGGTTACTGGTTAACAGAGTCTCTGCTTCACGATACGGATACATTTGCCGGTGGATTAGCATATTGA
- the LOC100814673 gene encoding uncharacterized protein isoform X3 translates to MYRFAGFDPFERSPYFGPFFDLGQFERFRRIFHHSTYRVLLGHKERKIMSTLFVEENKYKQRVWIRGSRPEEEEIFQLTMVQKVGGCWDGYWLTESLLHDTDTFAGGLAY, encoded by the exons ATGTACAGGTTTGCTGGATTTGATCCCTTTGAAAGGTCTCCCTATTTTGGCCCTTTCTTTGATTTGGGCCAG TTTGAACGGTTTAGGCGAATTTTTCACCATTCTACTTATCGGGTCTTACTAGGTCACAAGGAGAGAAAGATCATGAGCACTTTGTTTGTCGAGGAG AACAAATACAAGCAGCGGGTTTGGATTCGTGGAAGTCGACCGGAGGAAGAGGAGATATTTCAACTTACAATGGTTCAG AAGGTTGGAGGATGCTGGGATGGTTACTGGTTAACAGAGTCTCTGCTTCACGATACGGATACATTTGCCGGTGGATTAGCATATTGA